GCGCCCTTCTGCCAAGCTCTGTCGCGCGTGCATCACGCGACGTGCCAGCCGCTCATAGCGCGTTAACCAGTTCTGGCACCAACGTGAACAGATCGCCTACCAGGCCATAGTCGGCAACGCTGAAAATCGGTGCCTCCGGATCTTTGTTGATCGCCACGATGACCTTGCTGTCCTTCATGCCGGCCAAGTGCTGGATCGCACCGGAAATCCCTACCGCGATGTACAGTTGCGGCGCAACAATCTTGCCGGTCTGCCCCACCTGGTAGTCGTTCGGTACGTACCCCGCGTCAACTGCCGCACGCGAAGCGCCCAGCGCGGCGCCGAGCTTGTCGGCCAGCGGCTCAAGCACTTGCGTATAGTGCTCGCCGCTGCCCAGCCCCCGTCCGCCTGACACGATGATCTGCGCGCTGGTCAATTCCGGGCGCTCCAGCTTGGTCAACTCGCGGCTCACGAAGCTCACGCCGGGCGCTGCCGGCGCCGCGTCGATCGCCTGCACCGGCGCGCTGCCGCCGTCGGCGGCGACCGGATCGAACGCCGTGCCTCGTACCGTGATGACCTTGATCGGATCCGCTGATTGCACCGTTGCGATAGCATTGCCAGCATAGATCGGTCGCTCGAAAGTGTCCACGCTCACCACGGCCGTGATGTCGCTCAGTTGCGCAACGTCCAACTTAGCGGCAAGACGAGGCGCCACGTTCTTGCCGTATGCGGTCGCCGGCAGCACGATGTGTGTGTATTCGCGCGCGATCGGCAGCACCGTTGCCTCGACGTTCTCCGCCAATCCTTCGCCGAGCTGCGGCGCATCGGCCAGCAGCACCTTCGCGACCCCGGCCACGTTGGCCGCCGCGTCGGCCGCGCCGCGCGCGTTGTGCCCCGCCACTAGCACGTGGATTTCGCCGCCCAGTTTCTGCGCGGCCGCTACTGTGTTCAGCGTCGCTGCCTTGAGCGCCGCGTTGTCGTGTTCTGCAATGACCAGTATCGTCATGTCTGCCTCTTTGCGCGTTGTGCGTTACAGTACTTTTGCTTCGCTCTTGAGCTTGTCGACCAGCGTGGCGACATCCGGCACCTTCACGCCTGCGCTGCGCTTGGGCGGCTCGGCCACCTTCAGCGTTTTAAGCCGCGGCGCCACGTTCACGCCCAAGGTCTGCGGCGTCACGGTCTCCAGCGGCTTTTTCTTCGCCTTCATGATATTGGGTAACGTCACATAACGCGGCTCGTTCAGCCGTAGGTCAGTGGTCACCACCGCCGGCAGCGTCAATGACAGCGTCTCGGCGCCGCCGTCCACTTCTCGCGCCACCGTGGCGCGGCCACCTTCGACCGTCACCTGTGAGGCAAACGTGGCCTGCGGCCAGCCAGCCAGCGCGGCCAGCATTTGCCCGGTCTGATTCGAGTCGTCATCGATCGCCTGCTTACCCAGAATCACGAGTTGCGGCTGTTCCCGCGCGACCAGCGCGTTGAGCAACTTAGCAACCGCCAGCGGCTGCAACTCCTCTTGGGCTTCGATCAGGATCGCTCGGTCCGCGCCGATCGCCAGCGCGGTGCGCAGCGTCTCTTGGCACGCCGGCACCCCTGCCGATACGGCAATCACTTCCGTGGCCACGCCCGCTTCCTTTAACCGCACTGCCTCTTCCACCGCGATCTCGTCGAACGGGTTCATCGACATCTTTACATTCGCCACGTCCACGCCCGTGCCGTCCGATTTCACGCGGACCTTCACGTTGTAGTCGACCACTCTCTTGACCGGCACAAGAACTTTCATTCCACGCTCCAAAGTTACGAATACGGCAACTCATCAACGGCCATTATAACGACGAACGGTCGTTCTATTTTAATGACAAAAAAGACCGGCGAGAAACCGTCAACCTGACTCAACCCTCTAGTCCAGACGCCCGATCATGTCAGCCACGACAGGCCCAATACGGATTCATCGTGGCACCTGCGGCAACCGCAGCCCCGACCCAACCATAGCCCCGGCAGCCACAGCGACAGCCTCGACTCAGCCACGGCCATAGTCGCCGTTGCCATAAGCGTGGGCCGACGACGGGCGTTCCCCCATGGTCACCACCCGGCCGCTACGGCACCGCCGTATCGGCTATCAATGTACTGCTTGACTTCCGGCGAATGGTACGCAGCGACCAGCTTCGCGACCCATGGCTTGTCGCGATCAGCCTGGCGCACCGCAAGGATATTCACGTACGGACCATTCGTGTCTTCGATCGCGATCGCATCCCGCCTGGGCTGCAGGCCTGCCTCCATCACGAAATTCATATTGATCGCGCCCGCATCGACATCAGCTAGCGAGCGCGGGAGCTGCGCCGCGTCCAATTCGACAAGCTTGATCTTTTTCGGGTTCTCGACGATGTCCAGCGGCGTGGCTTTCAGCCCCGCGTCCGCGCGCAGCTTCAACATGCCGAGCTTTTGCAACAACAGCAGCGCGCGCCCGCCATTGGTCGGGTCATTCGGCACCGTGATCCTCGCGCCACTGGGCAGGTCCTTTAGCGACTTGACCTTTTTCGAGTAGATGCCCATCGGAAACATCACGGTATCGGCGACCTTGACAATCTTGTAGCGGCGATCCTTGACCTGCGCGTCGAGATAGGGCTGATGCTGGTAGCTGTTCGCGTCGAGATCACCGGCAGCGAGTGCGGCATTCGGCTGCACGTAGTCGGAAAATTCAACGATCTGGAGGTTCAGCCCGTTCCTGGCTGCAACCTTCTTCACAACCTCGAGGATCTGCGCGTGCGGGCCGCCGGTCACGCCCACCTTGATCCGGTCTTGCGCACGCGCGGCACCCATGAAGAACGCTGCGATCCCCAGTGCCGCAACTAGCTTGATCATGAAACGGCGTTGCATCGATTTTCCCTTTTTTCTGAGTCAGAATGGGACTTCTCACCCGGTGGCAGCACTTGCCGGCCAAGCCACGGCGCATCTGCGCCGTGCCGCTATTTGTGGCTAAGCCGGCGCACCAGGTAATCGCCGAAGGACTGCACCAACTGCACGAAGACGATCAGCACGAGCACCACAGCGAGCATGACTTCGGGCAGGAAGCGCTGATAGCCATAGCGGATACCCAGGTCGCCCAAGCCTCCGCCGCCGATCGCCCCCGCCATCGCCGAATAGCCAACCAGCGATACGAACGTCAACGTCAAGCCCGCAACGATACCGGGCCAGGCCTCAGGCAACAAGACCTTGAACACGACCTGCGACGTGGTCGCCCCCATCGCCTGCGCGGCTTCTATCAGGCCACGATCTACCTCGCGCAGCGCGGTCTCGACCAGACGCGCAACAAACGGCGCGGCGGCGATCGTCAGCGGCACAACGGCGGCGGCGGTGCCAATCGACGAGCCGACCACCAAGCGGGTGAACGGAATAACCGCCACCAGCAGGATAATGAAGGGCGTGGAGCGCACCGCGTTGATCAGCATGCCGAGCACACGATTGAGGATTACGTTCTGCAGCACGC
This region of Mycetohabitans endofungorum genomic DNA includes:
- a CDS encoding MetQ/NlpA family ABC transporter substrate-binding protein; translation: MQRRFMIKLVAALGIAAFFMGAARAQDRIKVGVTGGPHAQILEVVKKVAARNGLNLQIVEFSDYVQPNAALAAGDLDANSYQHQPYLDAQVKDRRYKIVKVADTVMFPMGIYSKKVKSLKDLPSGARITVPNDPTNGGRALLLLQKLGMLKLRADAGLKATPLDIVENPKKIKLVELDAAQLPRSLADVDAGAINMNFVMEAGLQPRRDAIAIEDTNGPYVNILAVRQADRDKPWVAKLVAAYHSPEVKQYIDSRYGGAVAAGW
- a CDS encoding electron transfer flavoprotein subunit beta/FixA family protein, translating into MKVLVPVKRVVDYNVKVRVKSDGTGVDVANVKMSMNPFDEIAVEEAVRLKEAGVATEVIAVSAGVPACQETLRTALAIGADRAILIEAQEELQPLAVAKLLNALVAREQPQLVILGKQAIDDDSNQTGQMLAALAGWPQATFASQVTVEGGRATVAREVDGGAETLSLTLPAVVTTDLRLNEPRYVTLPNIMKAKKKPLETVTPQTLGVNVAPRLKTLKVAEPPKRSAGVKVPDVATLVDKLKSEAKVL
- a CDS encoding methionine ABC transporter permease, which produces MWTEMFDMFVQSFWETLIMVGISGAIGGVIGLPLGVLLHLSERGGVLQNVILNRVLGMLINAVRSTPFIILLVAVIPFTRLVVGSSIGTAAAVVPLTIAAAPFVARLVETALREVDRGLIEAAQAMGATTSQVVFKVLLPEAWPGIVAGLTLTFVSLVGYSAMAGAIGGGGLGDLGIRYGYQRFLPEVMLAVVLVLIVFVQLVQSFGDYLVRRLSHK
- a CDS encoding electron transfer flavoprotein subunit alpha/FixB family protein; the protein is MTILVIAEHDNAALKAATLNTVAAAQKLGGEIHVLVAGHNARGAADAAANVAGVAKVLLADAPQLGEGLAENVEATVLPIAREYTHIVLPATAYGKNVAPRLAAKLDVAQLSDITAVVSVDTFERPIYAGNAIATVQSADPIKVITVRGTAFDPVAADGGSAPVQAIDAAPAAPGVSFVSRELTKLERPELTSAQIIVSGGRGLGSGEHYTQVLEPLADKLGAALGASRAAVDAGYVPNDYQVGQTGKIVAPQLYIAVGISGAIQHLAGMKDSKVIVAINKDPEAPIFSVADYGLVGDLFTLVPELVNAL